The Psychrobacter sp. 28M-43 genome segment AAATGCCAAATCGCGATCTATCTCGCGTACCGTATAAGTCTCCCCTTGCGGAATCAAACGTTCAAACCACGCGCTGTGGGCAGCCGTAGTAGCTAGTATGCTTGTCGTTAACAATAGCCATGCCACCAGTGTATTTTTGGGCAATAGCAAGCGGCTCGGCTTCTTGACACTTATCTTATTTCTCAACATAGTATCTCTCGTGGCATTGCGTTCATCATATTTGTAGCCTTCATATGTCTCGCATCTGACTTTACCATAACAATTTCTACTTAACGCTCTTAATGCTAAATACCTACTGTCACGGTTGCATAACATTTTTGTGCTTTTATCTAAACAGCTTGGCTAAGTATACTCAATAACCATATACGAATAGATAAGAATAATAGGTCATAGATATGAGAGAGTTTGATTACGACTTGGATTATAAGAGTTTGGATTTGCGCGCTCAGCCTGAGTTGTACCGTGTTGGTCGCGGTGAGCAAGGCGTGTTACTGGTAGAGCCTTATAAGTCTGAGATTTTACCCCATTGGCGCTTTGCGACTCCTGACATCGCCCGCGAAAGTAGTGAAGCTATCTATCAGATGTTTTTAGATTACTTGGCTGACGATGACTTCGTCGGTGCAGATATGGCGCGCAAATTTATCCAAATGGGCTATACCCGTGCTCGTCGTTATGCCAATCACAAAGGTGGCAAAAAATATAAAGGCGCGGTACCTGATGATAAAAAAGGTCAAAGCGGCGCCCATGGCCGCGAAGAACTGCCACGACAAGAGGAAGATCCAGTCAAAGCAGAATCTGCACGGATCTTTAAAGTTAAATGGGATGAATGCCGCGAGAACGAAGATTATTTAAGAATGAAGAAAGAGCATCGTGAACGCTATAAAGATGTCGAATAGTTGCTAATACTCAAGATATTAAGCACAACAAGTAACTAAATTGACTGGTCTCGAAATACTACTGTGCTAAGGTATGGCCAATATAATAAATATAACGATTTTTAATAGTGAGGAACAATGAATAAGCAGCTTTTAATTTTTGATTTTGATGGAACACTCATTGATAGCGTACCCGACTTGGCCGACGCAACTAACGCCATGCTAACCACATTGGGCAAAGACACCTACCCTATCGAGACGATACGCAATTGGATAGGAAATGGTTCGCGACTGCTCGTAGAGCGCGCGTTGGTTGGCAAGGTAGAAGTAGCAGAAGGTGAGCTAACAGTCGAGGAAGCCGATCACGCAGAGCAAATATTTTTTGAGGCTTATAAGAATCTTAGTGGCAGCAAAACCGTTGCCTATCCAGATGTTGATGACGGACTCAAAAAACTGCACGCAGCTGGCTATACACTTGCTTTAGTCACCAACAAGCCCATTCGCTTTGTACCGAAAATATTACAGTCATTTGGCTGGCAAGACTTATTTAGTGAAGTGATGGGCGGTGACAGTTTACCTGTCAAAAAACCAGACCCAACGCCCCTACTGCATGTCTGTGAGACTCTCAATGTCAGTGTCGAGCAGTCAGTGATGATTGGGGACTCTAGGAACGATATGTTGGCTGGACAGAACGCCAATATGGACACGCTCGGCCTGTCTTATGGCTACAACTATGGGCAAGATATTCGCGAATTAAATCCGACTGAGGCATTTGACCACTTTGCTGACTTGGTTGCTTGGATTATGAAAGATAAAGGCTAGTCTATAAAGAACCTATCAAATCATCATGATGTAACTTGCTCAAACATAGGTTACGCTTTGCTGCGATAGCTCAGCGCCTCAGATACGTGGGCGCTGTTGATATCGGTACTGTTAGCCAAATCAGCGATTGTACGTGCGACTCGTAACACTCGGTGGTAGCCACGCGCGGACAAATTCAAACGCTGCTGAGCAAGTTGCAGTAACTGCTTTTCATTGTCGCCTAGCTGGATATACTCATCGATTTCGCTAGGGCTAAGCTCATTATTAACCTTTTGCTGGCGCTGCATTTGATGCTGATGCGCGACCACTACCCGATCCCGTACTTGCTTGGAGGTTTCACCTACCTGACTATTTTGCAGATCGGCAATCGGTAATGCAGGTACGGTGATATGCAAATCAATACGATCTAAGAGAGGCCCAGATAATTTGTCTTGATAGCGTTTGATCTGCTCAGGTCGACAGTGACAACGTCCTGATGTATCGCCATCATAGCCACATGGGCAAGGATTCATCGCAGCGACCAGTTGAAAATTCGCCGGAAAAGTCATTTGAGAGTTAGCGCGGCTAATAGTAATTTGCTTAGCTTCTAGCGGCTGACGCAATACTTCCAGTACGCTTCGATCAAACTCAGGTAACTCATCTAGAAATAACACGCCTTTATTAGCTAGCGTAATCTCCCCCGGTTTTGGCCGTGAACCACCACCGACCAACGCCACAGCAGATATCGTATGATGCACTTGTCTGAACGGCCGCGTCCCATAATCGTAGTCGCTGTCTGCCACCGAGTAGGTACTGGCAACCTCTAGCGCATCTTCATCACTCAAGTCTGGCAATATCGTTGGCAATCGTGATGCCATAAGCGTCTTACCAGAACCCGGTGGCCCTGTAAATAACAATGAATGACCACCCGCAGCGGCAATCTCTAACGCGCGTCTGGCATGGTGCTGTCCCTTGACATCAGCTAAATCCACTTGATAGCCAACATGCTGCTGTGCAGGACTAGGCTGTACCACTGACAAACTCTCATAGCTTGCACTTGGGTTAACGAGTGACTGCAGATGATCGCAAACCGCTTTTAGACTCTGAGCAGCTAGTATCGTTACGCCATCAACGCGGCTGGCCTCACGACCATTATCAATCGGTACGATCAGTTGCGGTGTTATCGGCGGCGAGGTATCCGAGTTATTTTGCTCTTGGTCACTCGCTGCTACTAACTTCGACAATGCTAATGCCAACTTCTCAGCTTTGATTGCTCGTGCGACTGCCAAACTACCAGTTACTTGTCGCAATTGACCATTGAGCGCTAATTCGCCAATAAACTCATATCCTGATAGCACCTCTGGCTCAAGCTGTCCGCTTGCTGCCAGTATACCGATAGCAATTGGTAAGTCTAAACGCGCCCCATCTTTAGGTAAATCAGCAGGAGCTAAATTGATTGTGAGGCGGCGGTTAGGAAACTGGAAACCTGAATTGAGAATGGCGGAGCGTACCCTGTCCTTACTCTCACGCACGGCGGCCTCAGGTAGCCCAACGATGGTCAATGCAGGCAGTCCTTGCGATAGATGCACTTCAATGATGACCTTGGGAGCATGCAGACCAACCACCGAACGGGTATAGACTTGGGCAAACGACATCAGCATCTTCCTAATACAGAGTGTCATTGATAATAAAGTATTATTTATCAACGCGCAAATGTCGTGTTTTATTGTTGGTATAGAGAGAATCACCAAAACCTCAGCGTCGTTCTGGGGTTTTTTATGTATAAATAACGCTCTATTTCAATAGTTAAGAATACTCACTGACCACCCCACTGCTAATAAGGATTTGTTATACTATCTACTATACATTTAGCGATACATACTGCTGCCGATGACGTATTCAAATTTTATTATCGATCATTCATAAAATTTGAAAATAAACACCACATCCGAAATCATTTTTAATCCAAAAACCAGCAGTATCTAGAGTAAAGACGAGGAATATCGCATGACAGACTATTCAGAACAGAATACTCAGCAGCCCTACAACCGTGCGGACGAGCCGCCCACGACTGTGCGCCCTGTTATGCAACCTGACAACCCTTATGCCAGTACACGTGGCAGTATTACTAGCAAGCAGCTACCAGCATTTGATGAAGCAATTATCAATAAGTACAATCGCTCAGGGCCACGTTATACCTCTTATCCGACTGCTTTAGAATTTACTCCAATACCGGATAGCTTCGAGAATATCGGTCTTGAGACAAAAATCCTACAGAATCGTGAAGCGCGTGCTCCCTTATCGCTATATTTTCATATTCCGTTTTGTCGCCACCTTTGCTACTACTGTGCTTGTAATAAGATTATTACCAAAAAAAATAGTGATTCTGGTGATTACTTGCAGTATTTAATTACTGAAATTACGCATAAGCGCCGTTTGTTATCTACGCCAGAAGGCAGCGACAAACCATTGGTCAAACAGCTACATTTGGGCGGTGGTACACCAACGTTTTTGCATGACGAAGAGATGGTGCAGTTATGGGAGTTTTTACAGACTCAGTTTGAATTTTTGCCAGAAGATGATGGTGACTACTCTATCGAAATTGATCCTCGTGAGCTGAGTGAAAACACCTTACAGATATTGCGTAATCTCGGTTTCAATCGTATCAGCTTAGGCGTGCAAGATTTAGATGAAACGGTGCAAATCGCTGTTAATCGTGTGCATTCAGCAGAGCTTATTGAAAGCGTGCTAACAGAAGCACGTGAGCTTGGTTTTCGCTCTATCAATATTGATTTGATTTATGGTTTGCCGCATCAAACACCTGATACGTTGGACAAAACTGTAAATCGTATCATCGAGATGTCACCAGACCGCCTGTCAGTCTTTAACTATGCGCATTTGCCTGAGCGATTTAAGGCCCAACGTCAGATAAAAGATGAAGACTTGCCCAGCCCAGCTGCCAAACTGACGATGCTCGGCAATACTATCAACACATTGACCGAAGCTGGCTATCAATATATCGGTATCGATCATTTTGCCAAACCGGATGACGAGTTGGCTATTGCCCAGCGCGAAGGTAAATTACATCGTAATTTTCAGGGTTACACCATCATGGGTGATTGTGACTTATTAGGCTTTGGTGTCTCATCAATCAGTCAGATTTCTAATGCCAATACGCGCTATATTTTGCAAAACGATACTAATCTACAGAGCTATCAAGCCAAGATTGATATGGCGAAAATCAATCCAACTGTCATGCCTGCGGTAAAGTACATAAAAACCTCTATCAAAGACCGCTTGCGTGAATACGTCATCATGAACCTACTGTGTCATGATTACCTCGATTTTAAAGATGTGAATCAAAAGTTTGGTATCGATGCCATCACCTACTTTATTAATGAGATACAGCAGTTAGGCGCTATGCAAGACGACAGGCTGATAGATATGGATGCAGCAGGTATTCGCGTCTTACCCAGAGGTCGCTTGCTTGGCCGTAACGTCGCCATGGTATTTGATGAATACTTAGAAAAGAAACACCAAAACCGCTTTTCAAAAGTTATCTAAGTTAGCGAGTCATTCCTCAATTATTAAACATAAAAAAGACCTCAAGCGAGGTCTTTTTTTATTATTGCTGTGGCTTTTTAAACTTTTAATTTATCACCGACCATACCTTTTACGGTACTTAAAATATCTGCTGGTAGTACCACCATTTTGGAGTTATCGGACTCAGCCAACTCTCGTATCGCTTTGATATACTGCTCACCCAGCAAGTATACGATCGGCATCTCTTCCTCTCCCATCGCGCTAGTAATCAAACGAATCGACTCTTCAGAACCTCTGGCTAGTACCACCTGCGCTTCAGCATCACGGCGTGACGCTTCCAGGCGACCATCCGCTTCTAAGATAGCAGCTTGCTTTTGACCATCAGCACGGGTCACGGTTGCACGGCGTAAACGCTCTGCCGCTGCTTGCTCTTCCATGGATGCTTGCATGGTCTGCGAAGGATTAATATCTTGAATCTCTACTGTCTTAAGGGTAATACCCCAATCCGCGATATCTTCTGAAATCGCATGTTTTAGCTTGGTTTTGATCTCGTCGCGACTAGACAATGCACTATCAAGATCCATTTCACCAATAATCGAACGTAGCGATGTTTGCACCAGATTACGAATACCGTACTCATAATCTTCGATGCCATAGACCGCTTTATCAGGACGCACGATATTAATATAAGCGACAGCGTTTGCAATAATAACGACGTTGTCACGAGTAATGACTTCTTGTGACGGAATATCAAGTACGATGTCCTTGGTCGTTACCTTATAAGCCACATCATCTACATAAGGGATGATGAGGTTGAGTCCAGGCTCTAGCGTTTGGCTATATTTGCCCAGTCGCTGCACAACCCATTTATAACCTTGCGGTACAATACGTACGCCTTTAAATACGGTGAATACCACCAGTGCAATCAATACCACCATGACAATACTAAAGC includes the following:
- a CDS encoding DUF4385 domain-containing protein codes for the protein MREFDYDLDYKSLDLRAQPELYRVGRGEQGVLLVEPYKSEILPHWRFATPDIARESSEAIYQMFLDYLADDDFVGADMARKFIQMGYTRARRYANHKGGKKYKGAVPDDKKGQSGAHGREELPRQEEDPVKAESARIFKVKWDECRENEDYLRMKKEHRERYKDVE
- a CDS encoding phosphoglycolate phosphatase → MNKQLLIFDFDGTLIDSVPDLADATNAMLTTLGKDTYPIETIRNWIGNGSRLLVERALVGKVEVAEGELTVEEADHAEQIFFEAYKNLSGSKTVAYPDVDDGLKKLHAAGYTLALVTNKPIRFVPKILQSFGWQDLFSEVMGGDSLPVKKPDPTPLLHVCETLNVSVEQSVMIGDSRNDMLAGQNANMDTLGLSYGYNYGQDIRELNPTEAFDHFADLVAWIMKDKG
- a CDS encoding YifB family Mg chelatase-like AAA ATPase; its protein translation is MSFAQVYTRSVVGLHAPKVIIEVHLSQGLPALTIVGLPEAAVRESKDRVRSAILNSGFQFPNRRLTINLAPADLPKDGARLDLPIAIGILAASGQLEPEVLSGYEFIGELALNGQLRQVTGSLAVARAIKAEKLALALSKLVAASDQEQNNSDTSPPITPQLIVPIDNGREASRVDGVTILAAQSLKAVCDHLQSLVNPSASYESLSVVQPSPAQQHVGYQVDLADVKGQHHARRALEIAAAGGHSLLFTGPPGSGKTLMASRLPTILPDLSDEDALEVASTYSVADSDYDYGTRPFRQVHHTISAVALVGGGSRPKPGEITLANKGVLFLDELPEFDRSVLEVLRQPLEAKQITISRANSQMTFPANFQLVAAMNPCPCGYDGDTSGRCHCRPEQIKRYQDKLSGPLLDRIDLHITVPALPIADLQNSQVGETSKQVRDRVVVAHQHQMQRQQKVNNELSPSEIDEYIQLGDNEKQLLQLAQQRLNLSARGYHRVLRVARTIADLANSTDINSAHVSEALSYRSKA
- the hemN gene encoding oxygen-independent coproporphyrinogen III oxidase yields the protein MQPDNPYASTRGSITSKQLPAFDEAIINKYNRSGPRYTSYPTALEFTPIPDSFENIGLETKILQNREARAPLSLYFHIPFCRHLCYYCACNKIITKKNSDSGDYLQYLITEITHKRRLLSTPEGSDKPLVKQLHLGGGTPTFLHDEEMVQLWEFLQTQFEFLPEDDGDYSIEIDPRELSENTLQILRNLGFNRISLGVQDLDETVQIAVNRVHSAELIESVLTEARELGFRSINIDLIYGLPHQTPDTLDKTVNRIIEMSPDRLSVFNYAHLPERFKAQRQIKDEDLPSPAAKLTMLGNTINTLTEAGYQYIGIDHFAKPDDELAIAQREGKLHRNFQGYTIMGDCDLLGFGVSSISQISNANTRYILQNDTNLQSYQAKIDMAKINPTVMPAVKYIKTSIKDRLREYVIMNLLCHDYLDFKDVNQKFGIDAITYFINEIQQLGAMQDDRLIDMDAAGIRVLPRGRLLGRNVAMVFDEYLEKKHQNRFSKVI
- a CDS encoding SPFH domain-containing protein, which gives rise to MESFSIVMVVLIALVVFTVFKGVRIVPQGYKWVVQRLGKYSQTLEPGLNLIIPYVDDVAYKVTTKDIVLDIPSQEVITRDNVVIIANAVAYINIVRPDKAVYGIEDYEYGIRNLVQTSLRSIIGEMDLDSALSSRDEIKTKLKHAISEDIADWGITLKTVEIQDINPSQTMQASMEEQAAAERLRRATVTRADGQKQAAILEADGRLEASRRDAEAQVVLARGSEESIRLITSAMGEEEMPIVYLLGEQYIKAIRELAESDNSKMVVLPADILSTVKGMVGDKLKV